From Paenibacillus sp. GP183, one genomic window encodes:
- the modB gene encoding molybdate ABC transporter permease subunit — translation MEISWQEFYSPIWISLKVSLLSSLIVFVIGTWAAWWMADKTFRGQSLVETVFILPLVLPPSAVGFVLLMLLGRNGWLGQVIQAWFHSSLIFTWWAAVIASVVVSFPLVYQTMKLGFVSVEREILEAARCQGAGEWQLLRYIRFPLMLNSLKAGYILGFARGLGEFGATIMIAGNIPGRTQTIPTAIFGAVDSGKISLAWTWSAVIIWLSFLMLWLARRSK, via the coding sequence GAAATAAGCTGGCAAGAATTTTACAGTCCGATTTGGATTTCACTGAAAGTTAGTCTGTTATCGAGCTTGATTGTGTTTGTAATCGGCACATGGGCCGCATGGTGGATGGCGGATAAAACGTTTCGCGGGCAATCATTGGTGGAAACCGTATTTATCCTGCCGCTCGTGCTTCCGCCTTCCGCAGTCGGCTTTGTTTTGCTTATGCTTTTGGGCCGAAATGGCTGGTTGGGGCAAGTCATTCAAGCCTGGTTTCACAGCTCTTTGATCTTTACCTGGTGGGCTGCGGTCATAGCTTCGGTTGTCGTCTCATTTCCATTGGTCTATCAAACGATGAAGCTCGGATTTGTTTCGGTAGAAAGGGAGATTCTGGAGGCAGCACGTTGTCAAGGGGCCGGAGAATGGCAGCTTCTTCGATACATAAGATTTCCTTTAATGTTGAATTCACTGAAAGCCGGTTACATACTTGGGTTTGCCAGAGGGCTCGGAGAATTCGGTGCGACCATTATGATTGCGGGCAATATACCTGGTAGGACTCAGACCATTCCGACTGCCATTTTTGGAGCTGTTGATTCGGGGAAAATATCGCTGGCCTGGACTTGGTCGGCCGTTATTATATGGCTTTCTTTCCTCATGCTTTGGCTTGCACGCCGTTCCAAGTAA